From Methanosarcina lacustris Z-7289, one genomic window encodes:
- the pylC gene encoding 3-methylornithine--L-lysine ligase PylC codes for MKTICLVGGKLQGFEAAYLSKKAGMKVVVIDKNPQALIKNYADEFHCFNVINEPEKLLEISKSVDAVLPVNENLECIEFLSSIKEKFSCPVLFDFEAYWISRDKKKSKEYFASIGVPTPQEKPSEPPYFVKPPCESSSVGARIIYDEEELGELEPGMLIEEYVEGEVVSLEVIGDGTHFAVVKETLIHIEETYDCHMVTPLPPDPSFREISYSLAANLSLKGIMDVEAISSSRGLKVIEIDARFPSQTPTVVYYSSGINLIELLFRAFTEGVEEIKTLPEDRYCIYEHLMLAENGSLVPVGEQVLSLGNDYGKYYEEPGIEIFLCKGDNPVFTLVFWGKDREEAEIKKDKGLSVLRDRFRAAM; via the coding sequence ATGAAAACGATCTGTCTTGTAGGGGGAAAGCTTCAGGGCTTCGAAGCTGCGTACCTCTCTAAGAAAGCCGGAATGAAAGTAGTTGTGATAGACAAAAACCCGCAGGCCCTTATAAAGAATTACGCTGATGAGTTCCACTGTTTTAACGTAATAAATGAACCGGAAAAACTTCTAGAGATCTCAAAAAGTGTTGACGCCGTATTGCCGGTAAATGAAAACCTTGAATGTATAGAGTTCCTGAGTTCCATAAAAGAGAAATTCTCCTGCCCGGTACTTTTTGATTTTGAGGCTTACTGGATCAGCAGGGATAAGAAAAAGTCAAAAGAATACTTTGCGTCCATAGGAGTCCCGACCCCCCAGGAGAAACCATCTGAACCGCCTTATTTTGTAAAACCCCCCTGTGAAAGCAGCAGTGTGGGAGCCAGGATAATTTATGATGAAGAGGAGCTTGGAGAGCTTGAGCCGGGCATGCTGATCGAAGAGTATGTGGAAGGAGAAGTGGTTTCCCTTGAAGTTATAGGAGACGGAACCCATTTTGCTGTGGTAAAGGAAACCCTGATCCATATTGAAGAAACCTACGACTGCCATATGGTAACTCCTCTTCCTCCTGATCCTTCCTTCAGGGAGATATCCTATTCCCTTGCAGCAAACCTGTCCTTAAAAGGAATTATGGATGTGGAAGCAATCTCCAGCTCCCGGGGGTTGAAAGTAATTGAAATCGATGCCCGCTTCCCGAGCCAGACTCCAACTGTTGTCTATTATTCTTCAGGGATTAACCTCATAGAACTCCTGTTCCGCGCCTTCACAGAGGGCGTCGAAGAGATCAAAACCCTTCCTGAAGACAGATATTGCATTTACGAACACCTCATGCTTGCAGAAAATGGATCCCTCGTCCCTGTGGGAGAACAGGTACTTTCCCTGGGGAATGATTACGGAAAATATTATGAAGAGCCTGGCATTGAGATTTTCCTGTGCAAAGGAGATAACCCTGTATTCACCCTGGTCTTCTGGGGCAAAGATAGGGAAGAAGCCGAAATAAAAAAGGACAAAGGGCTTTCGGTCCTGAGAGACCGTTTCCGAGCAGCTATGTAA
- the pylB gene encoding methylornithine synthase PylB: MIQKMATEELDRFGEKIIEGFQLSDDDLRALLSLESEEELEKLYYVARKVRNYYFGNRVFLNCFIYFSTYCKNQCSFCYYNCKNEINRYRLTREEIKDMCKALKGAGFHMIDLTMGEDPYYYDEPDRFVELVQIVKDELGLPIMISPGVMDNTTLLKAREKGANFFALYQETYDHELFKKLRVGQSFEGRFNARRFAKEQGYCVEDGILTGVGNDVESTIKSLRGMKANGPDMVRVMTFLPQEGTPLEDFKENSNLSELKIIAILRLMFPKCLVPASLDLEGIDGMVYRLNAGANIVTSILPPDSRLEGVANYDRGLEERDRDIKSVIKRLESMGMEPAPQADFEKVLGL, from the coding sequence TTGATCCAAAAAATGGCAACCGAGGAACTTGACAGGTTCGGAGAGAAAATCATTGAAGGCTTTCAACTGTCTGACGATGATCTGAGAGCTCTTCTCTCCCTTGAATCCGAAGAAGAGCTGGAAAAGCTGTACTATGTAGCCCGAAAGGTCAGAAACTATTATTTCGGCAACAGGGTGTTTCTTAACTGCTTTATCTATTTCTCCACTTACTGTAAGAACCAGTGCTCTTTTTGTTACTATAACTGTAAAAACGAAATCAACCGCTACCGCCTGACCAGAGAAGAAATCAAAGATATGTGCAAAGCCCTAAAAGGGGCAGGCTTTCACATGATTGACCTGACAATGGGAGAAGACCCGTATTACTATGATGAACCGGACCGCTTTGTTGAGCTCGTCCAGATAGTAAAGGATGAACTTGGGCTTCCCATTATGATTTCTCCGGGCGTGATGGATAACACCACTCTTCTCAAAGCCAGGGAAAAAGGGGCAAATTTCTTCGCCCTTTACCAGGAAACCTATGACCATGAACTGTTCAAAAAACTTCGGGTAGGGCAGTCCTTCGAAGGACGGTTTAACGCCCGCCGCTTTGCAAAGGAACAGGGGTACTGTGTAGAAGATGGGATTCTCACGGGAGTCGGGAACGATGTTGAGTCGACAATTAAGTCCTTGAGAGGAATGAAAGCAAACGGTCCTGATATGGTAAGAGTTATGACATTTCTGCCTCAGGAAGGGACTCCGCTTGAAGACTTCAAAGAGAATTCAAACCTTTCGGAACTAAAGATAATTGCAATTCTCAGGCTCATGTTCCCGAAATGCCTGGTCCCGGCCTCCCTCGACCTGGAAGGTATCGACGGCATGGTTTACCGCTTAAATGCGGGTGCAAACATTGTTACCTCCATCCTTCCCCCGGATTCAAGGTTAGAAGGTGTTGCCAACTATGACCGCGGCCTTGAAGAACGGGACAGGGATATAAAAAGCGTAATCAAAAGGCTTGAAAGTATGGGGATGGAACCTGCGCCACAGGCTGATTTCGAGAAAGTCCTGGGGTTATAG
- the pylS gene encoding pyrrolysine--tRNA(Pyl) ligase, with amino-acid sequence MDKKPLNTLISTTELWISRTGILHKIRHHEVSKRKIYIEMECGDQIVVNNSRSCRTARALRHHKYRKTCKHCRVSDEDINRFLTKTSADKNRVKVMVVSAPKVRKVMPKSVSIAPKPLETMAPEQAMLSESQPVPTAPVSAPAPASVPAPTSAPAPVSAPTPTSAPTPASAPAPVSAPTPTSAPAPASAPAPASVPTPVSTPTTISASAMPASTSAQGMASSNTHPAAPVQVKAPVQVKAPVQASAPALTKSQVDRLEGLLSPKDEISLDSGTPFRKLESELLSRRRKDLKQIYAEEREHYLGKLERDITKFFVDRGFLEIKSPILIPMEYIERMGIDNDKELSKQIFRVDNNFCLRPMLAPNLYNYLRKLDRALPDPIKIFEIGPCYRKESDGKEHLEEFTMLNFCQMGSGCTRENLEAIIKDFLDYLGIDFEIVGDSCMVYGATLDVMHGDLELSSAVVGPVPMDRDWGVNKPWIGAGFGLERLLKVMHDFKNIKRASRSESYYNGISTNL; translated from the coding sequence ATGGATAAAAAACCACTAAACACTCTGATATCTACTACAGAACTCTGGATTTCCAGGACGGGAATACTTCACAAAATCAGGCATCATGAGGTCTCAAAAAGGAAAATCTACATCGAAATGGAATGTGGAGACCAGATTGTTGTGAACAATTCCCGGAGCTGCAGGACAGCACGGGCCCTGAGACACCATAAATACAGGAAGACCTGCAAACACTGCAGGGTTTCGGACGAGGACATAAACAGGTTCCTCACAAAAACAAGCGCAGACAAAAACCGAGTAAAAGTTATGGTCGTTTCTGCTCCTAAAGTAAGAAAAGTAATGCCAAAATCAGTTTCAATAGCCCCAAAGCCGCTTGAAACCATGGCACCGGAACAGGCTATGCTTTCTGAGTCTCAACCTGTACCCACGGCACCAGTTTCTGCACCAGCACCGGCTTCCGTACCAGCACCGACTTCTGCACCAGCACCAGTTTCTGCACCAACACCGACTTCTGCACCAACACCGGCTTCCGCACCAGCACCAGTTTCTGCACCAACACCGACTTCTGCACCAGCACCGGCTTCCGCACCAGCACCGGCTTCCGTACCAACGCCGGTTTCTACGCCAACAACAATCTCCGCTTCGGCAATGCCTGCATCTACATCAGCACAGGGAATGGCAAGCTCAAATACTCATCCGGCTGCTCCGGTTCAGGTGAAAGCTCCGGTTCAGGTGAAAGCTCCGGTTCAGGCGAGCGCTCCTGCGCTTACAAAGAGCCAGGTTGACAGGCTTGAGGGGTTGTTAAGCCCGAAGGATGAGATTTCCCTGGATTCCGGAACACCTTTCAGGAAACTTGAGTCCGAACTGCTGTCCAGAAGAAGAAAGGACCTGAAGCAGATCTATGCCGAAGAAAGGGAACATTACCTGGGAAAACTCGAACGCGATATCACGAAATTCTTTGTTGACAGGGGTTTTCTGGAGATCAAATCCCCGATTCTGATCCCTATGGAGTATATTGAAAGGATGGGCATTGACAACGATAAGGAACTCTCAAAGCAGATCTTCAGGGTTGATAATAACTTCTGCTTAAGGCCCATGCTTGCTCCGAATCTCTACAATTACCTGCGCAAGCTTGACAGAGCCCTGCCTGACCCGATAAAAATCTTCGAGATCGGCCCCTGTTACAGGAAAGAGTCTGACGGCAAAGAACACCTGGAAGAGTTTACCATGCTGAACTTTTGCCAGATGGGGTCAGGCTGTACCCGCGAAAACCTTGAAGCCATAATTAAAGATTTCCTGGACTACCTGGGGATCGACTTCGAGATTGTAGGGGATTCCTGTATGGTCTATGGGGCTACCCTTGATGTCATGCACGGTGACCTGGAACTTTCCTCAGCAGTTGTCGGGCCCGTACCCATGGACCGGGACTGGGGAGTTAACAAGCCCTGGATAGGGGCAGGTTTCGGGCTCGAACGCCTGCTGAAGGTTATGCACGATTTCAAGAACATTAAGAGGGCTTCAAGGTCCGAATCATACTACAACGGGATTTCCACCAACCTGTGA
- a CDS encoding prenyltransferase/squalene oxidase repeat-containing protein has translation MLSNLEFEIVKKGFEWLSAQQIQSVKELANTVSAHAFWGLPDPYITRLILKKEGDCWNSSIRNSSIRDTARACSALSTEGIIFRAPEKWLISMKKGGAWNEDVYDTAYSLGALADMEISDREGCDWLYENYGPAWEQVGTTSLIITALKKQEKLTGNRDFEVFIRERAEWVLSKKGQDGGWEHISTSNLAIQALLLAGFKKEVGDSINWLLGKARESGAWGNKEDDINATALALSTLGIYEQS, from the coding sequence ATGTTAAGCAACCTGGAATTCGAGATCGTGAAAAAAGGCTTCGAATGGCTTTCAGCCCAGCAAATTCAGTCCGTAAAGGAACTTGCAAACACAGTATCGGCTCATGCTTTCTGGGGACTCCCGGACCCCTATATTACCCGTCTAATCCTTAAAAAAGAAGGCGACTGCTGGAACTCCTCAATAAGGAACTCCTCAATAAGAGATACGGCAAGAGCCTGTTCAGCCCTTTCGACTGAAGGAATTATATTCAGAGCACCGGAAAAATGGCTTATCTCCATGAAAAAGGGAGGCGCATGGAACGAAGACGTCTATGATACTGCCTATAGTCTTGGGGCTCTTGCTGATATGGAAATTTCTGACAGGGAAGGATGTGACTGGTTATATGAAAACTACGGTCCTGCCTGGGAACAGGTTGGCACTACTTCCCTTATAATCACAGCCCTCAAAAAACAGGAAAAACTGACAGGAAACAGGGATTTTGAGGTTTTTATCCGGGAAAGGGCCGAGTGGGTCCTTTCAAAAAAAGGACAGGACGGAGGCTGGGAGCATATTTCCACAAGCAACCTGGCAATCCAGGCTCTTCTCCTTGCAGGATTCAAAAAAGAAGTGGGAGATTCTATAAACTGGCTCCTTGGAAAAGCCCGTGAAAGCGGAGCCTGGGGAAACAAAGAAGACGACATAAACGCAACTGCTCTGGCTCTGAGCACACTCGGGATATACGAACAGTCCTGA
- a CDS encoding DUF134 domain-containing protein, producing the protein MVNFEHQLRNFKPENLEEGSFAEIVLAFDELEAMRLSFLENLSQIDAASCMDVHQSTFQRMLKRALEKVTEAFVYGKSVKIEGGDYRMAGGDGSGPIGKGPGVGRSRGGRGQCRSRGGTGGPEGECICPECGYEALHMPGVPCIEMKCEKCGTSMVRK; encoded by the coding sequence ATGGTTAATTTTGAACATCAGCTAAGGAACTTCAAGCCCGAAAATTTAGAAGAGGGTTCCTTTGCGGAAATAGTCCTGGCATTTGATGAACTTGAAGCCATGAGGCTCAGTTTCCTGGAAAATTTATCCCAGATTGATGCCGCCTCCTGCATGGATGTCCACCAATCTACTTTTCAGAGGATGCTTAAAAGAGCACTTGAGAAAGTGACTGAAGCATTTGTTTATGGAAAATCAGTTAAAATTGAAGGAGGAGATTACAGGATGGCAGGAGGAGATGGTAGCGGCCCGATTGGCAAAGGTCCTGGAGTGGGCAGAAGTCGGGGAGGTAGAGGGCAATGCAGGAGTAGAGGAGGAACTGGCGGTCCGGAAGGGGAATGCATATGCCCTGAATGCGGATACGAGGCGCTCCACATGCCAGGAGTGCCCTGTATTGAGATGAAATGTGAAAAGTGCGGGACTTCCATGGTCAGGAAGTGA
- a CDS encoding DUF5320 domain-containing protein: MPRGDGTGPSGQGPVGGGRSRGQGSGQGGRSDGPDGNCVCPACGHETPHTPGVSCSQVKCEKCGSPMVRK; encoded by the coding sequence ATGCCAAGAGGAGACGGAACAGGTCCTTCAGGCCAGGGCCCGGTTGGTGGCGGAAGAAGCCGCGGACAGGGTAGTGGCCAGGGCGGAAGGTCCGACGGACCTGATGGAAACTGTGTATGTCCTGCCTGCGGGCATGAAACTCCCCATACTCCGGGAGTCTCCTGCAGCCAGGTGAAGTGCGAGAAATGCGGAAGCCCTATGGTCAGGAAGTGA
- a CDS encoding DUF5320 domain-containing protein → MPYGDRTGPMGQGSKTGWGMGYCSSSDSPGYIIGGPAGAGRGAGGGAGRGMGRGAGRGACRGFRCKRTPGFGRGGRFAARDTYPGYYYPAPSQSQTGFEADSLENRIKLLKQELETLDGKLKSLRLQESSVEK, encoded by the coding sequence ATGCCATATGGAGACAGAACAGGTCCGATGGGCCAGGGATCAAAGACAGGATGGGGTATGGGTTACTGCTCGAGCAGTGACAGCCCGGGTTATATAATCGGAGGTCCTGCGGGTGCAGGCCGGGGCGCTGGCGGTGGAGCCGGGCGCGGTATGGGCCGAGGTGCAGGCCGCGGAGCCTGTAGGGGTTTCAGGTGCAAGAGAACCCCCGGTTTCGGAAGAGGTGGAAGATTTGCTGCCCGGGATACATACCCTGGATACTATTACCCCGCACCTTCTCAGTCACAGACCGGGTTTGAAGCCGATTCCCTTGAAAACCGGATAAAGCTCCTGAAGCAGGAACTTGAAACCCTTGATGGGAAACTTAAATCTCTCAGGCTGCAGGAAAGCAGTGTAGAAAAATGA
- a CDS encoding DUF5320 domain-containing protein — MPNGNRTGPTGYGSKTGRNLGYCTGNDSPGYTKGVPSGAGRRFGAQKSGGRKSGSGSGRGMGCAGKGRGYRFSSAPEVVNSGESAVLDTSPGYYYAAPSQSQVVSEADFLENRINLLKQELKTLSWKFKALLPGKQ, encoded by the coding sequence ATGCCAAATGGAAATAGGACAGGGCCAACGGGCTACGGGTCAAAGACAGGAAGGAACCTGGGTTATTGTACGGGTAATGATTCCCCTGGCTACACAAAAGGAGTTCCCTCAGGGGCAGGAAGGAGATTTGGAGCACAGAAATCTGGAGGACGCAAATCCGGATCTGGAAGTGGCCGTGGGATGGGGTGTGCCGGTAAGGGTCGGGGTTACAGGTTCAGTAGTGCTCCCGAGGTCGTGAATTCCGGGGAGTCTGCTGTTCTGGATACATCTCCTGGATACTATTACGCCGCCCCTTCTCAGTCACAGGTCGTGTCTGAAGCCGATTTCCTTGAAAACCGGATAAATCTCCTTAAACAGGAACTTAAAACCCTTTCCTGGAAATTTAAGGCCCTTCTACCAGGGAAGCAGTGA
- a CDS encoding radical SAM protein, protein MNSRIVYGPLLSRRLGRSLGVDVIKNAGSKKNCNYDCIYCQLGHVESKLKSPEDVKEAVTPEEVSESFQKFNKDIENLDYTTFSGTCEPSLNLSLGEMVQGIKKISRVPVCVITNSSLVGREDVRKNLAQADLVVATLVSGNENTWRRIHRPAPGIALQEIIEGLRELAKAGAGKKLALEVMFLESETGKPLNSTDEEVEKLVQTIRYICPDEIEVLTVSRPPAEKWVKPVSEERLREIAKRFVSEFGDEKVRLVLKGKNKRGKVLHRDPEEEVYALLLRRPCTFEQTWQGLSMGPGRLSPVLEKLLGEGKIEKIDTETGEYYRAK, encoded by the coding sequence ATGAATTCAAGAATCGTTTACGGACCACTTCTTTCAAGAAGGCTTGGAAGATCTCTGGGAGTAGATGTAATAAAGAATGCAGGATCTAAAAAGAACTGCAACTACGACTGTATCTACTGCCAGCTCGGGCACGTTGAGTCAAAACTCAAAAGTCCTGAAGATGTGAAGGAAGCAGTGACTCCGGAAGAAGTCTCTGAGAGCTTTCAGAAGTTCAATAAAGATATCGAGAACCTGGACTATACCACATTTTCCGGAACGTGTGAACCTTCTCTAAACCTTTCTCTGGGGGAAATGGTCCAGGGTATCAAGAAAATAAGTAGAGTTCCTGTTTGTGTAATAACGAATTCTTCTCTTGTGGGAAGAGAAGATGTCCGGAAGAACCTGGCTCAGGCGGATCTGGTTGTAGCAACCCTGGTTTCCGGAAATGAAAATACCTGGAGAAGGATACACAGACCCGCTCCTGGCATAGCCCTGCAGGAAATAATCGAGGGTCTTAGGGAACTTGCAAAAGCCGGTGCCGGAAAAAAGCTTGCACTTGAGGTCATGTTTCTTGAAAGTGAAACAGGTAAGCCTTTGAATAGTACTGATGAAGAGGTCGAAAAACTGGTACAAACAATCAGGTATATATGCCCTGATGAGATCGAGGTTCTGACAGTTAGCCGTCCTCCTGCAGAAAAATGGGTGAAGCCAGTCTCTGAGGAGAGGTTGAGGGAAATTGCGAAGCGTTTCGTTTCGGAGTTTGGAGACGAAAAAGTAAGGCTGGTTTTAAAGGGGAAAAACAAGAGGGGAAAGGTTTTACACCGAGACCCGGAGGAGGAGGTTTATGCACTTCTTCTTAGAAGGCCCTGTACCTTCGAACAGACATGGCAGGGTCTGAGCATGGGTCCTGGACGCCTTTCTCCTGTCCTCGAAAAATTGCTTGGTGAAGGCAAAATAGAGAAAATAGACACGGAAACCGGAGAGTATTACAGAGCAAAATAA
- a CDS encoding DUF4405 domain-containing protein: MYFFIPSGVQRGRYLVYMGLTKATWIWIHSRVGILMSILVIIHLILHWKWIIYTTKSFFRKEKCEL; this comes from the coding sequence ATGTATTTTTTTATCCCTTCGGGAGTTCAAAGGGGCAGATACCTGGTGTACATGGGGCTAACGAAAGCTACCTGGATCTGGATACATAGTAGAGTTGGAATCCTGATGTCAATTCTTGTGATCATTCACCTTATCCTCCATTGGAAGTGGATTATATACACTACAAAGAGTTTCTTCAGGAAAGAAAAATGTGAGTTGTAA